GTATCGGGAGAAGAAACAGTCACGGGCGGTTTGCTTGCAGGAGTGGACTCAGCCGTCGAGGGAGCCGCACAGCCCATGCTCATGATACTGAGGCTGATCATGAGGGCGATCGCAGAAGCAGAGTAAACCATAGCTTGCAGTTTTAAGTAAATCAACGCTAGGCAGTGGTTGAGATCTCAAGCGATCGCGGTAGGCCAAACTGGCTCCATTCCCCTATTCGCTCGGATACATGCCCCACCCGCACTAATTGGACAAGTTGCTTTCATCGAGAGAGCGATCGCTAGTATCGCGATCCCGATCCACCGAGATAGACGCGACCCATCATCCCATCCATACTCAACCATCCCTGTTCGGACGCGTGGGAACAGGTGTAGTTCAGCAGACGGCTAACGCGAACCTTAGGTTTCGCGAAGCACATACCCAACCCCGCGCACGGTTTGAATCAGCCGCTTATCGCCATCATGTTCAATCTTGAGGCGTAGGTAGCGCACATACACCTCAATGACGTTCGATTCACCCACGAAGTCATACCCCCAAACATTTTCAAGGATTTGCTCCCGCGTCAGCACATCCCTTGGATGTTCCATGAGAAACTTGAGTAGCTCAAATTCCTTCATCGTCAAGTCAATGGTGCGATCGCCCCGAATAGCTTGACGGGTAGATAGATCCAAAATCAAATCCCCAAAACGCAACTGCTCTGCATTGGGCGTATCCGGCTGAAGATAGAACCGGATAAGCCGCAGAAAATCATCCACGCGGTAAGGTTTGAGAAAATAGTCATCTGCTCCGGCCGCCAGGCAAGCCACCCGATCCTCCACCGACTCGCGCACCATCATTAAGACAATGGGAATACGGCTACCGGAAGCCCGCAATTGCTCACAAAGTTCTATGCCCGATTCATTAGAGAGCATTCGATCCACCACAATCAAAGCTGGCTGAAACTCTTTGACCTGCTGAAGACCGACCATCGCATTGCGGGCGATCGCCGGTTCATAGCCAGCTTCTTGGAGATCGAGGCTAATCTGCTGAGCCAGAACATCATCTGTCTCAACCAGTAGGATTCGAGGGGGTTGATCGGCGATCGTTAGGTTCATCCCGATGTCGCTCACGCGGTAGAGCAGCTCCACTATTGAGAGGGTTACGTTACGCTAAAAAGACAAAAGCTGCTGAAACTGAAGGTCTCCAGCGAGTCTTACTTTATCATTGCGATGGATCACCACACTGATAACCCGCCATCATTCTAACGATGGTTGGTGAAATCAGAACGGTCATCCAACGGTCAGTGCAATCAGGATAGCTGATTCTTGGATCGATCGACCGTGTTGATGAACGTGAGAGGGCCACAAAACCTGAAGGCTTGATCCTTGCTCAACCAGCCATAGCCTCGGCCCGTATCATCTTGTCATCCGCAAGGCTGGCTCGGTTTGCTACCCACAGATATCGAAAACTTTCAGCCCTAAGCTCTTTTGGTATACCCTAGTTCACTCATCCTTTAGAGCCGCGTTGTGTAATATCTATGTCGATAGCCCGCCTCCTCAGTGCAATTGTTGCGATTATCCTGGCTCTTGGGATGATCTTTTTGGGTGGATGGTATTTCACGGCTGGGTTTGGCATCATTGTTTACCTCGGTCTACAAGAATACTTCCAGCTCGCTCGGGCTAAAGGCATCGCGCCTGCCGCCAAAACAACATTGATTGCTAGCCTCACCATGCTAGTCGTCGCTACTCTTTCCTCAGAGCTAGCCGATGCCGTCATGCCCGTTGCTGGCACCATGATTTGCTTTTATCTACTCTTCCAACCCAAATTTGCCACGATCGCTGACATTGCTACCTCCGTTTTGGGCTTATTTTATGGCGGCTACCTCCCCAGTTACTGGGTACGACTGCGATCGCTGGAAAGCAACGCGGCCAGCTTACCGCTCTGGGGTGATTGGCCACAAAACGGCTGGGCCCTAGAGGATCTCCCCCTGGGGCTAACCCTGACCTTGATTACCTTTGCCTGCATCTGGGCAGCGGATATTGGGGCCTATGTGTTTGGCAAACTCTATGGCAAAACTCGACTCTCCGAGCTGAGCCCCAAGAAAACCGTCGAAGGGGCTGTTTTTGGCATCACCGGCAGTATGCTCGTGGCGATCGCTGGGGCACGACTCCTAGAGTTTCCAGCTTTTTGGCTCACGGGTACCGCCCTAGGACTTCTGATTGGCGTAGCTAGCTTAATGGGCGATCTGACAGAATCGATGATGAAACGCGACGCCGGGGTGAAAGACTCTGGGCAGCTCATTCCCGGTCACGGCGGCATCTTGGATCGCACCGACAGCTACGTCTTCACCGCCCCCTTGGTCTACCATTTTGTGACCCTGCTGCTGCCCCTGTTGGGCTATACCCGCTAGGGCTGGAATGTTCGCCCTGACCCCAACCCTATTTAAAAACCCAGGGTGCGATCGCATCCTGGGCCGGCGTTTTGATAAGTCAGTCTTCTATAACGGGTGACTGACGGTATTGAACTGAGATACCTACACAATAGTCAATTCATGATAAAGAACTATTCATAACAACGTCTTTCTTGACAATCCGTGATAGTCCTTAATATTTTGCTGTCTTCCCATCTGCCACCATCCGATCTCAACACAATCACCCATACTCACCATGAAGAAGGGGTTGGACGACCCAGTCATCCAACCCCAATCCATAGAATCTAATCGTCTGCGAAACAGGCTTAACAGAACTGGACTAACAGAGCATCCATCCTATCCAGGGAGAGCGATCGCCCTCCACTTCTCTATTGCTCAGTCGAGCAATCCAACATCCGGAGAGTAGCAGCGGCAGCATAGTTCCGTTGAGCAGCGCTATCCGGTGCAAAGTTGCTTCCCCGCTCATTCAAGGGCGAGGCAACGCCGCAGTAAGTAGACATTTGGCTAATCAGGGGGTTGGCCCAATGTCCATTAATGTCAGTGAAGTTGAACGAGGCTTGATTACCTGGCAACGTCGTAGGCTGACCTTGGAGGGTTTGGGCATATTCTGCCGCGCGTCGGAGCACCGCCATCAGTTCTGCACGAGTCACAGCTTGGGTTGGGCGGAAGTTGCCATCTTGATAACCGGTGACGATGCCGCTTTGTTGGGCAAACTGGATTTTAGCTGCGCTCCAGCGAGAAGCCGCCACGTCAGGGAAGGGGTTACGGGAGGTGGCCGTGGGCAATTCCATCTCTACATCTGGCAAGGTTTGCAGCGACTCTAGCACCATGGAGACCAGTTGTTCCCGCGTCAGTTGGGCTTGGGGGCGGAAGGTGTTGTCTTCCATAAATCCGGCGATGAAGCCCATGGACACAGCGGTATTGATTTCCTGAGCATAGATATCGTTGGCAATGTCACGGAAGCTAGAGTCGCCACCGGGATTGGGATCGGGCGTAGCGCCACCATCGTCATAGGTGAGATACACATGACCCAGAGTGCGTCCGTCATAGGTACGCTTGGTGAACCGCCAGCCATCATCAAGGCTAAGTTTGGCAAAGTTATTAGTGATGCCGTTGGAGCGACCAATTTCGAGGGTTTCACCCTGACCTCGGAAAGGAACACCCACCAAGACCATTTCACCATCCTTGCGCGTGACTCGCAGGCTGTACTGCGTTCCTAGGTCTTCACCATTCATGCGAATGGAGTAGCCATTACTATCCGTGCTGCGACCGCAGATGCCGGTGAAATCGAAGCTCAGCAAGAGGGGATCGATTTCAACGGGAGCATTACCCACTTCATTCCAGCAGCTTCGGGAATTGGAGACTTGTTCGAGGATCAAAAGCTGATGAGAACTGCCACCGCCGATGGGGGATGCCACGGCGACAAATTTGTTTTGATCAACGTCTTGCTGACCGAAGGGGCTGGAGGCGATCGCTGGAAGGGCTGAGAACGCACTAACAGAAAGGGTGGTAGCAGCGGCGGTCAGGGCAGCGATGCGGTGGAGGAACGATTTCATAGATGACTCCTTAACAGATAGACGAGATTCTTTGGATGAGCAAGAACGTTGGTGTCTCTTGCAATGAATTCATCATCATCTAGCTGCCTAGAGGCTGGGGGAGCGATCGGTCGGCTTTTTCAACTGGGCCAGATCGCCATCTTGGTTAGGACTGTTATTGATCTAGATCCATAGCACTCAAACCCTTACAGATAAAGGGCTAACAAGCGATCGCCCCTCAGGGAGAGCATCATCTCCTCCAAGGGGCGATCGGGGGCCAGTTGGCCATCTGTCCTGTGGCATGGAACCTGTGGGGTAGACCTACAGGTCTTCCTCAGGCAGGGTCTGGGGCTGTCAGCGTGGGTTCAAGCGTGGCATAAACGGCCTCTACCTGGTCTGCCGCTTCCGCCGTAGCCGCAATCAACAGCAACAACACCCGCCCTGGCACCTGCCGCGCCAGCATCACCCCCTGCATGGGCTGAGTATTGCGGCCCATGGTGAGCGTTCCCGTCCAGGGTAGGCGGGCTCCATCGGTGACTGGCTCAAAGGCACCGACCTGCAACCCTTCTCCAGTACGGAAGGTATCGATCGCCACCTGAGATAAGGCTCCTGCATTTAAGTCCACATCGGTGGCACGGGGGCGCAGGGCAACCGTGTAGGCCAGGGTGCCATCGGGGGATTCAAAAATGGGCACCCCTGCCAGCATGGTTTGGGTGTAGTCTGCCAGTAAGCCCACCTGAAAGCGCTGTCCTGGATCTTGATAACCCTCTTCTGCTAACGCCAGGCTAGGAGCTGGCAAGGTGGTGGCTTCAGGGCTAGCCGGAGATTCCTCAGCGGCTGTTGCCGGAGTCGCTGCTTCTGGAGACTCGTCAGTCGCTGCTTCCTCAGCCACCGGTGCCGGAGCTTCGCCAGCCGCTTCTGGGACTTCCTCAGCCGCCGGTGCCTCTTCTGAGACGGTCTCCGGTGTCGGAGCAGGCGCTGGATCTTGAGCATA
The sequence above is a segment of the Candidatus Obscuribacterales bacterium genome. Coding sequences within it:
- a CDS encoding response regulator transcription factor; the protein is MELLYRVSDIGMNLTIADQPPRILLVETDDVLAQQISLDLQEAGYEPAIARNAMVGLQQVKEFQPALIVVDRMLSNESGIELCEQLRASGSRIPIVLMMVRESVEDRVACLAAGADDYFLKPYRVDDFLRLIRFYLQPDTPNAEQLRFGDLILDLSTRQAIRGDRTIDLTMKEFELLKFLMEHPRDVLTREQILENVWGYDFVGESNVIEVYVRYLRLKIEHDGDKRLIQTVRGVGYVLRET
- a CDS encoding phosphatidate cytidylyltransferase, whose protein sequence is MSIARLLSAIVAIILALGMIFLGGWYFTAGFGIIVYLGLQEYFQLARAKGIAPAAKTTLIASLTMLVVATLSSELADAVMPVAGTMICFYLLFQPKFATIADIATSVLGLFYGGYLPSYWVRLRSLESNAASLPLWGDWPQNGWALEDLPLGLTLTLITFACIWAADIGAYVFGKLYGKTRLSELSPKKTVEGAVFGITGSMLVAIAGARLLEFPAFWLTGTALGLLIGVASLMGDLTESMMKRDAGVKDSGQLIPGHGGILDRTDSYVFTAPLVYHFVTLLLPLLGYTR
- a CDS encoding DUF3747 domain-containing protein; translation: MKSFLHRIAALTAAATTLSVSAFSALPAIASSPFGQQDVDQNKFVAVASPIGGGSSHQLLILEQVSNSRSCWNEVGNAPVEIDPLLLSFDFTGICGRSTDSNGYSIRMNGEDLGTQYSLRVTRKDGEMVLVGVPFRGQGETLEIGRSNGITNNFAKLSLDDGWRFTKRTYDGRTLGHVYLTYDDGGATPDPNPGGDSSFRDIANDIYAQEINTAVSMGFIAGFMEDNTFRPQAQLTREQLVSMVLESLQTLPDVEMELPTATSRNPFPDVAASRWSAAKIQFAQQSGIVTGYQDGNFRPTQAVTRAELMAVLRRAAEYAQTLQGQPTTLPGNQASFNFTDINGHWANPLISQMSTYCGVASPLNERGSNFAPDSAAQRNYAAAATLRMLDCSTEQ